In Bythopirellula goksoeyrii, a single window of DNA contains:
- a CDS encoding DUF4980 domain-containing protein, which produces MSGIRKTLLITAFVAVCAIRSFAAQREFTFDRKYLNLPVQNEAPECLVSLEVEGEKVREFTINIAPGEPDYRVYLELKEFAGKKGKLIASKISNDQMKGFKAAHQDDTFPGEDELNVKGGSAHIKELTIHEMKSIWD; this is translated from the coding sequence ATGTCCGGTATCAGAAAAACTCTTCTTATCACGGCCTTTGTTGCCGTTTGCGCAATTCGATCATTTGCCGCCCAGCGCGAATTCACCTTCGATCGGAAGTATTTGAATCTGCCTGTACAAAACGAAGCCCCCGAATGCCTCGTAAGTCTCGAAGTCGAAGGCGAAAAAGTCCGTGAGTTCACCATCAATATCGCGCCTGGAGAACCTGACTACCGGGTCTACCTGGAGCTTAAAGAATTTGCGGGAAAGAAGGGCAAGCTGATTGCCTCAAAGATATCCAACGACCAAATGAAGGGTTTCAAGGCTGCACACCAGGACGATACCTTCCCCGGAGAAGATGAGCTCAACGTCAAGGGCGGCAGCGCCCACATCAAAGAACTGACCATCCACGAAATGAAGTCTATCTGGGACTGA
- a CDS encoding DUF1559 domain-containing protein — protein sequence MRKRQTAWSQTARTDHGRRVGFTLVELLVVIAIIGVLVALLLPAVQAARESARRIQCSNHLKQMGLAVHNYHGAKEGIPPGHINGQGGVCWPVLIMPYMELSTLVDSLDLTVSYYCQPPEAVQLQIPGYYCPSRPREVTLSHTLSLRYGCRQREGGALNDYAINGGSGERYPWFDVDDGLGSGVGYRPDFQSGQFSDGGNVFKNWQHLLGFKHVTDGLTQTLLIGEKFVHPDFQGDAAKGDGTFWNSDLHSPTVRVGGENYWLSSSDLDDTVLDDPIHMPFGGPHPGICQFVMCDGSVQAISSTINTTVLGYLADRADGQVLPEAAF from the coding sequence GTGCGAAAACGTCAAACGGCCTGGAGTCAAACGGCCCGGACCGACCACGGTCGCCGCGTTGGTTTTACTCTCGTCGAGCTCTTGGTCGTAATCGCAATCATCGGTGTCCTGGTCGCGCTATTGCTGCCGGCGGTGCAGGCGGCGCGGGAGTCGGCTCGGCGGATCCAGTGTAGCAACCATCTCAAACAAATGGGGCTGGCGGTACACAATTATCACGGCGCCAAAGAGGGGATCCCGCCCGGTCACATCAATGGTCAAGGCGGCGTCTGCTGGCCAGTGTTGATCATGCCGTATATGGAATTGTCGACCTTGGTCGATTCGCTCGATCTGACCGTGTCCTACTACTGCCAACCGCCCGAGGCCGTACAGTTACAGATCCCCGGCTACTATTGTCCTTCGCGCCCTCGCGAGGTCACACTAAGCCATACCCTGTCGCTCCGATACGGTTGCCGGCAACGGGAGGGCGGCGCGCTGAACGATTACGCGATCAACGGCGGCAGCGGCGAACGCTATCCGTGGTTTGATGTCGATGACGGGCTTGGTTCCGGGGTGGGCTATCGACCCGACTTTCAAAGCGGGCAGTTTAGCGACGGCGGCAACGTGTTCAAGAACTGGCAGCACTTGCTGGGCTTCAAACACGTGACCGACGGACTCACGCAGACGCTGCTGATTGGGGAGAAATTCGTCCATCCCGATTTCCAAGGAGATGCCGCGAAGGGCGACGGCACGTTTTGGAACAGCGACTTGCACAGCCCGACTGTCCGCGTGGGCGGGGAGAATTACTGGCTATCCAGCTCTGACTTGGACGACACCGTCTTGGATGACCCGATCCATATGCCCTTTGGCGGTCCGCACCCGGGCATCTGCCAATTCGTCATGTGTGATGGCAGCGTTCAGGCAATATCGTCGACCATCAACACGACGGTGCTTGGCTATCTGGCGGACCGCGCCGATGGTCAGGTGCTCCCCGAAGCAGCCTTTTAG
- a CDS encoding LamG-like jellyroll fold domain-containing protein, protein MTYRNYLATALALASTFVLLAVCSIPTYAVTRDDALAARWKLGEDATLGGVTGVEVISVPDATGNLENTLTQLIDADHTLSTNDPQRVPGFNPGGFATHFDGGFNGVDFTGGGDALITQTADLDTNASLDFADGPFSISFWTQVSQDNEQFVKFFAARDPSDDQLFYESEVFFEGPNFITGVGIRTPTGEGGVGTDYGGAFDFNGWNLITIVRDRPVGEDPTIAIFHNGAEVAREFDGSGSLSIPGPFGIGGENGAAPPNSDINAIIDEFRLYNVALTPAEVAEIYNGGDGDVAASSELLFLWGNRGLTGSWGVSGGWQSQDPPALPMDTADIPVSGEEFSDPVQVLMGTVSVDTGDQGAWSLQIDAGAGLNVASGNSLLVLQDVTTAATSSITVAGTLTASTIDAQGTVTFADGVLAVGDGTIAAAATSSDATIQNSGELSVGQMTVGNGDALVKQSGGTLILDQSGGANSFAAGSSINVEGGALAGVSDATNNALGSAAVNMDGGNLVLSSSQAGAAAFDVAVAVNSDGAIRAAQIGTGALANETVTLGGTNGVSLATDVVATLETADGYTLNLAGDVAGDGRLAFASGAQVNVTGAVTAKVVQFSGDTSGITGIGNVAPGEAYLFAPTEDVSEMSVGFAISGNSDVIVEGQVNGSVALSDSSYTGTTIIRRGTFRTGGGGGGPIAGDFDVDSDVDGADFLLWQRNPSVGNLGDWQANYGGGGGGGGLPAASLLQFEGVTPGDLAVLESADATFERNIGTGAGEVTWAGSGGFASKGGGAGGLTVTLKGGAALSFSSATAGFNGHALQLGSPTADGKVELTNDLNLENAERVVQIADNPNSDQDFVEISGDISSTAGGADVLTVTAENGEGAFQNGLLVLSGSNSMSKLRIKDGSVDVSLPAGTNLEFGGNEGDRPAVLVGSGTANLNIGSAGGEASWAGPGGFGARGGDLTVTLEGGATLAWEDADTGFNGAELQLGSNHSDGTTTFTNSATGFNGAAEPADRFIRTFGNPLSESDEILITGDFVDGFNELLHFGKNSRVVFSGDMTTSGFWGTFGGFGPFVPMTSQISATSNVSIGTDAGVFDAANLFVNTQNFDVAGGLFVEAGGASLGGNGKISVGSLTLSGLALIAPGSTLRPGPDFDAVGTLEFVLEEPGNGGDFETSRLLMLTESTFEMEFINDGGLQHDSVNVDGVLAGPVFAQIMLGEGAEDVWNLELEALNDVSGLVTAGAEYDLFTWNNLIDLVINGENITAMGANMTGDVMNVAVNSTDFTGGTVHYEILSDFSGRVYVTGLTAAALAASTAVPEPASWAMAAVAVVGMVARRRRKLM, encoded by the coding sequence ATGACTTACCGTAACTACCTAGCAACGGCCTTGGCTCTTGCATCCACTTTCGTTCTCTTAGCCGTCTGCAGTATTCCAACCTATGCCGTCACGCGCGACGACGCCCTCGCCGCGCGCTGGAAGCTGGGCGAGGACGCCACGCTCGGTGGCGTCACGGGCGTCGAGGTGATTTCCGTCCCAGACGCGACGGGCAACTTGGAAAACACCCTCACGCAACTTATCGATGCTGATCACACCCTGAGCACGAACGATCCGCAGCGCGTCCCGGGTTTCAACCCCGGGGGTTTTGCGACGCACTTCGACGGGGGGTTCAACGGGGTCGATTTCACCGGCGGGGGTGACGCTTTGATCACCCAGACAGCTGACCTTGACACCAATGCATCCCTCGATTTTGCTGATGGTCCCTTCTCGATCTCGTTTTGGACCCAGGTTTCCCAGGACAACGAACAGTTCGTAAAGTTCTTTGCTGCACGAGACCCAAGCGATGATCAACTATTTTATGAATCTGAGGTCTTTTTCGAAGGACCTAATTTCATTACGGGCGTCGGCATCCGGACCCCAACCGGCGAAGGCGGGGTCGGCACCGACTATGGCGGGGCGTTTGATTTTAATGGCTGGAACCTAATAACGATTGTGCGTGACAGGCCAGTAGGAGAAGACCCAACGATCGCCATATTTCACAACGGTGCCGAAGTTGCCAGAGAATTTGACGGTAGTGGCAGCCTGAGCATCCCTGGTCCTTTTGGTATCGGTGGCGAAAATGGGGCCGCTCCCCCGAACAGTGACATCAATGCGATCATCGACGAATTCCGCCTCTACAACGTCGCCCTCACCCCTGCGGAAGTCGCGGAGATCTACAACGGCGGCGACGGGGATGTGGCAGCGTCTTCGGAATTGCTCTTCCTGTGGGGCAATCGGGGGCTTACCGGCAGTTGGGGCGTTTCGGGCGGCTGGCAAAGCCAAGACCCGCCAGCCCTTCCTATGGATACGGCTGATATTCCAGTGAGTGGGGAGGAATTCTCCGACCCCGTTCAGGTGCTCATGGGCACGGTTTCCGTAGACACCGGCGATCAAGGCGCATGGTCGCTGCAGATCGACGCGGGGGCGGGCCTCAACGTGGCGAGCGGCAACAGCTTGCTCGTCCTCCAGGACGTGACGACCGCAGCGACCAGCTCGATCACCGTGGCAGGCACACTCACTGCGTCGACCATCGACGCCCAAGGAACCGTCACGTTCGCCGACGGCGTGCTCGCCGTCGGTGACGGAACGATCGCCGCAGCTGCGACCAGCAGCGACGCGACGATCCAAAACAGCGGAGAGCTCTCGGTCGGCCAAATGACCGTCGGCAACGGCGATGCGCTCGTGAAACAATCGGGCGGCACGTTGATCTTGGATCAATCGGGCGGCGCCAACAGTTTCGCCGCCGGCTCGTCGATCAACGTTGAGGGTGGCGCCCTGGCGGGAGTCAGCGACGCGACCAACAACGCGCTGGGATCGGCCGCCGTGAATATGGACGGTGGCAATCTCGTGCTCAGCAGTAGCCAGGCCGGCGCGGCGGCGTTCGACGTCGCCGTTGCGGTCAATTCCGACGGCGCCATCCGCGCCGCGCAGATCGGCACCGGGGCGCTGGCTAACGAGACGGTGACCCTTGGCGGGACCAACGGAGTTTCCTTGGCCACCGATGTCGTGGCAACGCTCGAAACGGCCGACGGCTATACGCTCAACCTGGCCGGCGACGTCGCCGGCGACGGGCGGCTCGCCTTCGCCTCCGGCGCCCAGGTCAATGTGACCGGCGCCGTCACTGCTAAGGTCGTCCAATTCTCGGGAGACACGAGCGGCATTACCGGCATAGGGAATGTCGCGCCGGGCGAGGCGTATCTATTCGCGCCCACAGAGGACGTGTCCGAGATGTCAGTTGGCTTCGCCATCAGCGGCAACTCCGATGTGATCGTCGAGGGACAGGTCAACGGCTCGGTGGCCCTAAGCGATTCAAGCTATACGGGGACGACGATCATTCGGCGTGGCACGTTCCGCACCGGCGGTGGGGGCGGCGGTCCGATTGCCGGCGACTTCGACGTCGATAGCGATGTCGACGGCGCCGATTTTTTGCTCTGGCAGAGAAATCCAAGCGTTGGCAATCTCGGTGATTGGCAAGCGAACTACGGCGGCGGAGGCGGAGGCGGAGGCTTGCCCGCCGCCAGCCTTCTGCAATTCGAAGGCGTAACTCCGGGCGACCTTGCTGTGCTGGAAAGCGCCGACGCGACGTTTGAGCGCAACATCGGCACGGGGGCCGGCGAAGTGACCTGGGCCGGCTCGGGCGGCTTCGCCTCCAAAGGAGGGGGCGCGGGCGGACTGACCGTCACGCTCAAGGGTGGCGCCGCGCTGAGCTTTAGCAGCGCCACTGCGGGCTTCAACGGCCATGCGTTGCAACTGGGATCGCCGACCGCCGACGGCAAGGTAGAATTGACCAACGATCTGAATCTGGAGAACGCCGAACGCGTCGTCCAAATCGCCGACAATCCCAACAGCGATCAGGACTTTGTGGAGATCTCCGGGGACATCTCCTCCACCGCCGGCGGAGCCGACGTACTGACGGTCACTGCCGAAAACGGCGAAGGGGCCTTCCAAAATGGGCTGCTGGTCCTGTCGGGCTCAAACAGCATGTCGAAGCTGCGTATCAAAGACGGGTCGGTCGACGTCAGCCTGCCGGCAGGGACCAATCTTGAGTTCGGCGGCAACGAGGGCGATCGTCCCGCCGTCTTGGTTGGTTCCGGCACGGCCAACCTCAACATCGGATCTGCCGGCGGCGAGGCGTCGTGGGCCGGTCCGGGCGGCTTCGGCGCACGCGGCGGAGATCTGACCGTGACGCTGGAAGGGGGCGCGACGTTGGCCTGGGAGGACGCCGACACCGGGTTCAACGGGGCGGAGTTGCAACTGGGTTCCAACCACTCCGATGGGACGACGACGTTCACCAACTCCGCCACCGGCTTCAACGGTGCAGCCGAACCTGCCGACCGCTTCATCAGGACCTTTGGCAACCCGCTCTCCGAATCCGACGAAATCCTCATCACGGGCGATTTCGTCGACGGGTTCAATGAGTTGTTACATTTTGGCAAAAACTCGCGAGTGGTCTTCAGCGGCGACATGACCACCTCTGGCTTCTGGGGGACGTTTGGGGGGTTCGGACCCTTTGTGCCCATGACGTCGCAGATAAGCGCCACCAGCAACGTCTCTATCGGGACCGACGCTGGTGTTTTTGATGCGGCCAACTTGTTCGTTAACACCCAGAATTTTGATGTCGCCGGCGGCCTGTTCGTCGAAGCCGGGGGCGCCAGCTTGGGCGGAAACGGAAAGATCTCCGTCGGCAGCCTGACTTTGAGCGGGTTAGCGCTTATCGCCCCCGGCAGTACCCTGCGACCGGGCCCCGACTTCGATGCCGTCGGCACGCTCGAGTTCGTGTTGGAAGAGCCGGGAAACGGAGGCGATTTTGAAACCAGTCGACTTCTAATGCTTACCGAGTCGACTTTCGAAATGGAGTTCATCAACGACGGCGGACTGCAACACGATTCGGTTAACGTCGATGGGGTGCTTGCCGGCCCGGTATTCGCTCAAATCATGTTGGGCGAGGGAGCCGAAGACGTGTGGAATCTAGAACTCGAGGCGCTCAACGATGTTAGCGGTCTGGTCACCGCCGGCGCGGAGTACGATCTGTTCACCTGGAATAATTTGATCGATTTAGTGATCAACGGCGAAAACATAACGGCAATGGGCGCGAACATGACTGGAGATGTGATGAACGTCGCGGTGAACTCCACCGATTTCACCGGCGGGACGGTTCACTACGAGATTTTGTCGGACTTTTCAGGACGCGTCTATGTAACTGGTCTCACTGCGGCAGCCCTCGCGGCCAGCACGGCCGTCCCCGAGCCGGCAAGCTGGGCCATGGCGGCGGTCGCCGTGGTCGGAATGGTTGCTCGCCGTCGACGCAAGCTCATGTAG
- a CDS encoding glycoside hydrolase family protein — translation MKNWKIATLVFVGLLTLSGLASAGETLYNGIELPDEWPPEYPKITRDPMPVPYLEDPPSVMPIDVGRQLFVDDFLIEETTLSRTFHQPEYYEEPVIEPDDTRAGMYAAPFSGGACYDPADNLFKMWYTRTRPHATCYATSKDGIHWEKPELDVEAGTNIVLNPEGFNSTAIMLDQWAKDPNERFKYFASERAEGIDGWFAGHRTSADGIHWSELKETRPRIWGDRSTAFYNPFRKVWVFSQRTEDENGWRSRSYVEGPTAEEMLAEIRFNELDTVEGKSVQWAGADKLDPHHTDARFAHIEPQLYTLDASPYESIMLGQFSIWQGPENGPCGDLNIQKRNDILLGFSRDGFHWDRPSRQRFIASTWDRRSWRYGNVQSCAAGPLVVGDKLHFYFSAHAAPKSRRWDTDAVTGLAMLRRDGFASMDASGKAGTLTTTHLTFEGKNLFVNVDCPEGELKVEILDENGEAFKNFTLEKCTPISVDKTLVRVNWRGSKDLAALSGKPVRFRFNLTNGSLYAFWVSPDESGASHGHIGAGGSGFTRPKDTVGKD, via the coding sequence ATGAAGAATTGGAAGATTGCAACATTGGTATTTGTGGGTCTGTTGACCCTATCGGGTTTGGCGAGTGCAGGGGAAACCCTCTACAATGGCATAGAATTGCCCGATGAATGGCCGCCTGAGTATCCCAAAATAACACGGGATCCGATGCCCGTTCCGTACCTTGAGGATCCGCCTTCGGTCATGCCCATTGACGTGGGGCGCCAACTCTTCGTCGATGATTTCCTCATTGAGGAGACCACGCTAAGTCGCACCTTTCACCAGCCGGAGTACTACGAGGAGCCGGTGATTGAGCCAGATGACACGAGAGCTGGAATGTATGCTGCGCCCTTTAGCGGAGGGGCATGTTACGACCCGGCCGATAATCTCTTCAAGATGTGGTACACCCGCACAAGACCCCATGCCACCTGTTACGCAACCAGTAAAGATGGAATTCATTGGGAGAAGCCCGAACTAGATGTCGAGGCAGGTACCAACATTGTATTAAATCCAGAAGGATTCAACAGCACGGCGATCATGTTGGATCAGTGGGCCAAGGATCCGAATGAAAGATTCAAATATTTCGCCAGCGAAAGGGCCGAGGGGATCGACGGATGGTTCGCAGGGCACCGTACCAGTGCCGATGGTATTCACTGGTCCGAGCTTAAGGAGACCAGACCAAGGATTTGGGGTGACCGGTCAACGGCCTTCTACAATCCCTTTCGCAAGGTATGGGTATTCAGCCAGCGGACGGAAGACGAAAATGGGTGGAGGAGCAGGTCCTACGTCGAAGGGCCCACAGCCGAAGAAATGCTGGCCGAAATCAGATTCAACGAGTTGGATACGGTGGAAGGGAAATCTGTGCAGTGGGCCGGTGCCGACAAGCTCGATCCTCATCATACCGACGCCAGGTTCGCCCATATAGAACCGCAATTGTACACCCTTGATGCGTCGCCGTATGAGAGCATCATGCTTGGGCAATTCTCGATATGGCAGGGGCCGGAGAACGGCCCATGCGGCGATCTCAACATACAGAAGCGAAACGATATTCTGTTGGGCTTCAGCCGTGACGGTTTCCACTGGGACCGCCCGTCCCGTCAACGGTTTATAGCCTCCACATGGGATAGAAGAAGTTGGCGCTATGGCAACGTACAGTCGTGTGCCGCAGGCCCACTGGTCGTAGGCGACAAACTTCACTTCTATTTTAGTGCCCACGCCGCGCCGAAGAGTAGGCGGTGGGATACGGATGCAGTCACGGGTCTGGCAATGTTGCGCCGTGATGGTTTCGCTTCTATGGATGCGAGCGGAAAAGCAGGAACACTGACGACGACCCACTTGACTTTCGAGGGCAAAAACCTGTTCGTGAACGTGGATTGTCCCGAGGGCGAATTGAAAGTCGAAATACTTGATGAAAACGGCGAGGCATTTAAGAACTTTACCCTGGAGAAGTGCACGCCCATCTCAGTAGACAAGACGCTGGTGCGGGTGAACTGGAGAGGGAGCAAAGACTTGGCTGCCCTTTCAGGTAAACCTGTTCGCTTTCGTTTCAATCTGACGAATGGTTCGTTATATGCCTTCTGGGTAAGCCCTGATGAATCCGGCGCCAGCCATGGTCACATTGGGGCTGGCGGATCGGGATTTACACGCCCCAAGGACACCGTGGGAAAAGATTAG
- a CDS encoding GH32 C-terminal domain-containing protein, which produces MSAKTKLSAKTLPRVLGLVVTLMSGVALAAEDVLIQNFEQELHDSGWTIEGDEGFGDISNLTSGTGVTGYQREGFVYTALAAGNGARGTLTSPLFLIERDYLNFLIGGGGFEAETCMNLVVDGEIVRTAVGPNTGAGGTKALKWRSWDVGFLKGKKARIQIVDNREGEWGYIAVDYVYQSDIKMVAIENAAREFHLEKRYLNLPVVSTGRESLMRLLIDGKPVREFLITLADADPEYWVYLEVDAFQGEDAILQMSQLNSNDRRGFDAIFQADTFPGEQALYKEKLRPQFHFTSKRGWLNDPNGLVYYDGEYHLFYQHGPFGCKGAQDNQHWGHAVSTDLVHWTELGDAVHPDELGTIFSGSGVVDWNNSTGFQTGNEPPLVFAYTSAGSVNQWSKGKLFTQSIAYSNDRGRTLTKYAGNPVLPNIAPINRDPKVLWWEEGQEWVVILELDETFGFFTSKDLKKWEMQSNLLDGHFHDCPEMFELSVDDENNKKWVIHDGTGNYFCGDFDGRKFTPETELITRNYGNCFYAGQAFSNAPDGRCIEVAWGLMEFEPIPGMAFNQQITFPVDLTLRSTEDGPRLYTNPVNEIEILYGKEQSWAGVTLQPGENLLSELKGELYDIEAEFSIGDAPRFGFLIQGVPVIYDVEDGKLSSGKLEAPLKPQDGSIKLRLLVDRLSVEVFANDGRIYMPIRALNMDSSRGFEVFTDGGSTTVNSLKARELKSIWD; this is translated from the coding sequence TTGTCTGCAAAAACAAAGTTGTCTGCAAAAACACTGCCTCGCGTTCTCGGACTCGTGGTTACGCTCATGAGCGGTGTAGCGCTTGCGGCAGAAGACGTCCTGATTCAGAATTTTGAGCAGGAGTTGCACGATTCCGGCTGGACAATAGAAGGAGACGAGGGATTCGGAGATATCTCGAACTTGACGAGCGGGACAGGAGTTACGGGCTATCAACGCGAGGGGTTCGTCTACACGGCCCTGGCCGCCGGAAATGGCGCCCGCGGCACGTTGACCTCTCCCCTGTTTCTGATCGAGCGCGACTATCTCAATTTCCTCATTGGCGGGGGTGGTTTCGAAGCTGAAACGTGCATGAACCTGGTTGTGGACGGCGAGATCGTCCGCACGGCAGTTGGGCCCAACACGGGGGCGGGCGGAACCAAGGCGCTCAAATGGCGCTCCTGGGACGTTGGATTCCTCAAGGGCAAGAAGGCGCGGATACAGATTGTCGATAATCGTGAGGGTGAATGGGGTTATATCGCAGTGGACTATGTCTACCAGAGCGACATCAAGATGGTGGCAATTGAGAATGCCGCCCGCGAATTCCACCTGGAGAAGAGGTATCTGAATCTTCCCGTCGTGTCAACGGGCCGCGAGAGCCTTATGCGATTGTTGATCGACGGAAAGCCGGTTCGGGAGTTCCTGATCACCCTGGCAGACGCGGATCCCGAGTACTGGGTCTATCTGGAGGTCGACGCATTCCAAGGGGAGGACGCGATTCTCCAGATGAGTCAATTGAACTCGAACGATAGACGCGGTTTCGATGCTATCTTTCAGGCCGATACATTTCCGGGTGAGCAGGCACTCTACAAAGAGAAGCTGCGTCCGCAATTCCACTTCACCTCCAAGCGGGGCTGGCTCAATGACCCCAATGGTCTGGTGTACTACGACGGGGAATACCATCTCTTCTACCAGCACGGCCCCTTCGGCTGCAAAGGCGCCCAGGACAACCAGCATTGGGGACATGCCGTCAGCACAGATCTCGTGCACTGGACCGAGCTGGGCGATGCGGTTCATCCGGATGAGCTGGGAACCATATTCTCGGGATCGGGGGTGGTGGATTGGAACAATTCTACGGGGTTCCAAACCGGGAATGAACCGCCCCTCGTGTTTGCGTACACCAGCGCCGGCAGCGTAAATCAATGGTCGAAGGGAAAACTCTTTACCCAGAGTATTGCCTACAGCAATGACCGGGGCAGGACCTTAACCAAATATGCAGGCAACCCTGTTCTGCCCAATATCGCGCCTATCAATCGGGATCCCAAGGTCCTCTGGTGGGAGGAGGGCCAGGAATGGGTCGTCATTCTGGAGCTTGATGAAACTTTCGGATTCTTTACCTCGAAGGATCTTAAGAAATGGGAGATGCAGAGTAACCTGTTGGACGGTCATTTTCACGACTGTCCGGAAATGTTTGAACTCTCTGTAGACGACGAGAACAATAAGAAGTGGGTCATCCATGACGGCACGGGCAATTACTTCTGTGGCGATTTCGACGGCAGGAAATTCACCCCGGAGACCGAACTCATTACGCGCAACTACGGCAACTGTTTCTACGCAGGGCAAGCCTTTAGCAATGCGCCCGATGGGCGCTGCATCGAAGTGGCCTGGGGGTTGATGGAGTTCGAGCCGATCCCCGGTATGGCCTTTAATCAGCAGATCACATTTCCCGTTGATCTGACCTTGCGCAGCACAGAGGACGGCCCGCGGCTGTACACGAATCCGGTGAACGAAATCGAGATCCTTTACGGCAAGGAGCAGTCCTGGGCCGGCGTGACGCTTCAACCTGGTGAGAATCTCCTCTCAGAATTGAAGGGAGAACTCTACGACATCGAGGCAGAATTCTCTATCGGTGATGCACCGAGGTTCGGATTCTTGATTCAAGGTGTTCCGGTAATCTATGACGTGGAAGATGGCAAGCTCTCCAGCGGTAAGCTTGAAGCGCCTCTCAAGCCCCAAGATGGCAGCATCAAGCTCCGACTCCTGGTAGATCGTCTCTCCGTCGAGGTTTTCGCCAATGACGGGCGGATTTACATGCCCATCCGGGCACTCAACATGGATAGCAGCCGGGGATTCGAGGTGTTCACGGACGGTGGCAGCACAACCGTCAACTCACTCAAGGCCCGCGAACTAAAGTCCATTTGGGATTGA